A segment of the uncultured Desulfobulbus sp. genome:
ATTTTGGCAGCGGCGTTTTATCTGGCCCTATTACTGTTTAAAAACGAGAAGGTCGGTTTCATCGGCATGATCTTCGCGGTGGGTGGAGTCTTGCTGCAAACAATCGCGCTTGGGCTGCGCTGGTATGAATCGTATCAGATCGGTGTCGGTCATGCCCCTTTGACTAATATGTATGAGTCTCTGGTCTTTTTTGCCTGGTGCACCACCCTTTTCTATCTTGGACTGGAATATCGTTTTAAGGCACGTATTATGGGAGCCTTTGTCATGCCCTGTGTTGCTGTGGCCATGGCCTACGCCTCTCTCTCACCCCGTATTGATGACACCATCAGTCCGCTTATTCCTGCTTTGCAGTCCAATTGGCTCATAGCCCATGTGGTCACCTGTTTTATTGGCTATGGCGCCTTTGCCGTGGCTGGCGGTCTGGGCATGATGTATTTATTAAAGAGTACAGACAAGCACCAAGCAATCAAGGCATCGATATCAAGCTCGTTACCTGAGCTCAAAGTTATTGACGACCTGACGCACAAAACCATAGTTTTTGGTTTCATGTGGCTTTCAGCTGGTATCATTACCGGAGCAATCTGGGCCAACGAGGCCTGGGGTACCTACTGGAGTTGGGATCCCAAGGAGACCTGGTCCATTATTACCTGGTTCGTCTACGCCTTGACCCTGCATGCACGCTTTACCAGGGGATGGCAGGGCCGCCGTATAGCCTGGCTAGCTATTGTAGGTTTTCTCGCTGTTTTCTTTACCTATTTTGGGGTCAACTTCTTTCTATCGGGTCTGCATAGCTACGGATCCGTTTAATTGATGTCAACGTTTTTTTGTTCTCAACGTCCTACTCACTTTTTTATAGGAGATATTCAATGAAAAATTTTATTCTTGGTGGGGCCCTTCTCGCCTTTTGCTGTGCCCCCTGTTTCTTAGCAACTGCAATCGCGGCCGATAAGGGCCCTGCAGAGATTACGCTTGAGTCCACAATTGATGGCAAGGCAAAACCCAAACCAGCCTTTTTTCCCCATGGCGAGCATCAGTCTCGTTTGGAATGTGGCACCTGCCACCACGGTAAAGATGCCGAGGGAAAGCAGATAGCTTATGTTGAGGGCCAGAAAATCGAAAAATGTGAAAGTTGTCACAACAGTAATGAAGCAGCCATGCCTGCAAAGGTCAAAACCTTCATGAAAGCTGCTCACGCTAAATGTAAAACCTGTCATCAGAAGAGTGACAAGAAACTCGCTCGCTGTACAACTTGTCATAAATAAGGGGTATTGAGAAGCTTGCTGGTGATGGCTGATTGGCAATTTCTATGAATAGCCTGTCAGCCTTCAACGCGTAGCTAGCTGCACGCTCCATCCATTGACAATGTGCAACAAATGCTATCCATACTGTTTTGGTGTGGGCAGCTTTTGTTGCATGTACACAAAAAAAAGCTGTCCACATTGGAACGAAGTGGACAGCTTTTTATGTTTCAATCACACTCTTTGAAAAGAGTGTTACATCATAGGTTTATTCTGCATGCATACGTGAAATATCACCTACAGAGAGAACCAGTTCGCCAAGCGCTGTCAACAGATTAAGTCGATTTTGACGAACGGCAGGATCTTCAGCCATAACCATGACTTTATCAAAAAATTGATCCACCGGTTCTTTCATTTCAAGAAGCGCCAAGAGTGCTTTGCAGTACTCCTGCTGTTGAATCAAAGGCTGAGCCTGAGCTTGAACTTCGGTCAAAGCAGAAAAAAGTGCTTGTTCTGCAGGCTCGCTCAACAGTGATGCTTCAATAGTTGTGCCCGTGTTGTCTTTGACGATATTTCTAATTCGCTTAAAGGATCCGGCAAGGACGGTAAAACTTTCCTGAGATCGAATCTGATCCAAGGCCTCAATTCGGGCAATACAGTCGACCACATCATCAAAGCCAACCGAGGTCGCTGCTTCGACGAGTTCTTGGGGAAGACCAGCTGCAACCTGGTCGTTTTCAAAGCGAAGACGAATAAACTCGATGACCTCTGTCACGATGGCAGCATCAGTTGCCACGACTCCTTCATAGCCCTTGAGAGCGGCAGTGGCCATTTCCTCTAAAGAGAAGGAAATTTTTAAGCCCTTGATGATACTAATAAGTCCAATAGCCTGACGTCTGAGTCCAAAGGCGTCTTTATTACCGGTGGGCTTTTCACCGATAGCAAAACAACCAACCAGTGTATCCAGGCGATCTGCTATGCCAACCAGAGCGCCAAGCAGTGAGCTTGGTAATGCACCACCAGCTCGGACAGGCATGTAATGTTCTTCGATGGCACGGGCAACTTCAGGCTTTTCACCATCGGTATAGGCGTAGACTCGGCCCATAATGCCCTGCAGCGAGGTAAACTCACCAACCATCTGACTGAGCAGGTCTGCCTTTGCCAGGGTTGCAACCCGTTGCACGTCCGCGTCGAGTTCTGGAGCTATGACGCGGGCCAGAGTGGCGGATAGTGCAACCATGCGTTCACTTTTGGCAAGCATAGTGCCAAGCTTGTTCTGGAAAACAATCCCTTTTAGCTCTGGGCAGAGTGATGCGAGTGTGTGCTTTTTATCTTCATTAAAGAAAAAGAGACCATCTTCCAGGCGTGCCCGCAATACCCGCTGATGACCGTTGGCAGCCAAAGCGATATCTTCGATTCTGGTATTATTGACCGCGACGAAGAGCGGCAAAAGTTTTCCATCGCTTCCTGCCACGGGGAAGTATTTCTGATGCTCCCGCATGGAGGTCACCAGAGTCTCCTCGGGGAGCTGCAGAAATTTTTCATCAAAACGTCCGCAAACACCATAAGGATACTCAACCAAGTTGGTTACCGTGTCCAAAAGTCCCTCATGAAGAATCGGGGTGGCGCCTTCTATCTGCGCATGCTCTTTGACTGCACGTTTAACCTCAGTAATTACCATCTCACGTCGTTCTTTGGGATCGGCGATTATGAATTTTGAACGCAGCAATTCCAGGTACTCACTGGCATTGGTGAGTTCAAAAGTTTCAGGAGCAAGAAAACGATGACCACGGGAGGTCTTTCCAGCGCTCACGCCCTCAACCTCGACAGGCAGGACCTCACCATCGTAGAGTGGCGCGAGCCACTGAATTGGTCGAGCAAAGGTGATAGAATAGTCGGACCATTTCATTGATTTAGGAAAAACCAACTCTCGAATAAGTGATTCAAGCATGGCAGGCAGAAGCATCTTGGTCTCCTGCCCCTTCACATCCTCAACCACCATCAAGTACTCTCCCTTGGGAGTATCAACGATCTGCAACTGAGCAGGATCACACCCCTTGGAGCGGGCAAAACCAATGGCTGCCTTGGTTGGATTGCCGGCCTCATCATAACCTGCTTTTTTCGATGGCCCGATGTGCTCTTGACTTCGGTCAGCTTGTTTGGCTTGCAGATCCTCTATAATAAGGGTCAACCGACGCGGAGTTCCATAGGTGCGAATGGCACCATAGGTGAGCTCCAGAGCCCCAAGTTTCTTGGCAGATTGTTCAGCCAGGGTGTTCAGGGCCGGCTGGATATATCCAGCGGGGATTTCTTCTGTTCCTATTTCAAAAAGAAGTTCACTCATCGCAGTCTGTTGGGGTAGAGATGGTTAAGCGTAGAGGCACCCCGATAAGGGAGCATACCGTATATTGAATCAGTGGGCTGGCAACTGACGGGGCCATTGCGACACAGCAAATGCTGAATAACCGTTGGCACTATTTTTCACAACAACTTTGTACCATTGAAAGGCTCCACTGGCTAGCAGGACATCGGAGATTTGTAAACAAAGTGATTCCACCGTTTCATTTTCAAGCGATTGTAAGGCCACGGCATTTTCAACCTGGGCGATGAGATCTTCAATCCAGAGAAAAGATTTCATTCGCACAGCGACCGTCATCATTCCCCAATGACCAGTGAGTCCATCCTGGTGCGAATGATGCTCAGCGGTAAAAGACAAGGGAACGTCAACTTCAACCTGTAGGTCAAGTTTTGCGTCCAAGGAACCATGCAAGCGACAATCATACCGCCGTAAAGTCTGTGGCGTCGTTGCACT
Coding sequences within it:
- a CDS encoding GTP cyclohydrolase I FolE2, which produces MKDIQSSADSRRIDIRKVGVKTITYPITVLDKAKRTQSTIAKVNMYVNLPHLFKGTHMSRFVEILNQFHGNFNLKTFQSILEEMKLRLDAEAAHMEMEFPYFFENCSATTPQTLRRYDCRLHGSLDAKLDLQVEVDVPLSFTAEHHSHQDGLTGHWGMMTVAVRMKSFLWIEDLIAQVENAVALQSLENETVESLCLQISDVLLASGAFQWYKVVVKNSANGYSAFAVSQWPRQLPAH
- the ccsB gene encoding c-type cytochrome biogenesis protein CcsB, which produces MESSLFFGLAMIAYILAAAFYLALLLFKNEKVGFIGMIFAVGGVLLQTIALGLRWYESYQIGVGHAPLTNMYESLVFFAWCTTLFYLGLEYRFKARIMGAFVMPCVAVAMAYASLSPRIDDTISPLIPALQSNWLIAHVVTCFIGYGAFAVAGGLGMMYLLKSTDKHQAIKASISSSLPELKVIDDLTHKTIVFGFMWLSAGIITGAIWANEAWGTYWSWDPKETWSIITWFVYALTLHARFTRGWQGRRIAWLAIVGFLAVFFTYFGVNFFLSGLHSYGSV
- a CDS encoding cytochrome c3 family protein; this encodes MKNFILGGALLAFCCAPCFLATAIAADKGPAEITLESTIDGKAKPKPAFFPHGEHQSRLECGTCHHGKDAEGKQIAYVEGQKIEKCESCHNSNEAAMPAKVKTFMKAAHAKCKTCHQKSDKKLARCTTCHK
- the glyS gene encoding glycine--tRNA ligase subunit beta — its product is MSELLFEIGTEEIPAGYIQPALNTLAEQSAKKLGALELTYGAIRTYGTPRRLTLIIEDLQAKQADRSQEHIGPSKKAGYDEAGNPTKAAIGFARSKGCDPAQLQIVDTPKGEYLMVVEDVKGQETKMLLPAMLESLIRELVFPKSMKWSDYSITFARPIQWLAPLYDGEVLPVEVEGVSAGKTSRGHRFLAPETFELTNASEYLELLRSKFIIADPKERREMVITEVKRAVKEHAQIEGATPILHEGLLDTVTNLVEYPYGVCGRFDEKFLQLPEETLVTSMREHQKYFPVAGSDGKLLPLFVAVNNTRIEDIALAANGHQRVLRARLEDGLFFFNEDKKHTLASLCPELKGIVFQNKLGTMLAKSERMVALSATLARVIAPELDADVQRVATLAKADLLSQMVGEFTSLQGIMGRVYAYTDGEKPEVARAIEEHYMPVRAGGALPSSLLGALVGIADRLDTLVGCFAIGEKPTGNKDAFGLRRQAIGLISIIKGLKISFSLEEMATAALKGYEGVVATDAAIVTEVIEFIRLRFENDQVAAGLPQELVEAATSVGFDDVVDCIARIEALDQIRSQESFTVLAGSFKRIRNIVKDNTGTTIEASLLSEPAEQALFSALTEVQAQAQPLIQQQEYCKALLALLEMKEPVDQFFDKVMVMAEDPAVRQNRLNLLTALGELVLSVGDISRMHAE